One window of the Hypanus sabinus isolate sHypSab1 chromosome 13, sHypSab1.hap1, whole genome shotgun sequence genome contains the following:
- the LOC132403401 gene encoding hydroxycarboxylic acid receptor 2-like, whose amino-acid sequence MKSRKPSIVCSLNLMIADTLLMCCLPFRADYFLRQKDWSFGEGLCRLNIFMISLNRIGSVFFLMVIAIDRYLMVVHPLHKVNKITTRCAVMIAGGLWIVEVAICLHLLIDKHDFKQHNVRNCEPFSINKALCPTAVWTDFIFIFFQFLLPVSVILFSTSSIIWRLRQMETGMRGKYKRTVKLVTVVAAVFVICFLPTSVAVVAVLVTKLRRPFDCKSYHTAVNIFYNTLFITYLNSVVDPIVYYFSTSQFQHALEKALFDLNLSSSRSATEPGTSREEQTVDQQTSSVTAF is encoded by the coding sequence ATGAAGTCCCGGAAACCGAGTATTGTGTGTTCACTGAATCTGATGATTGCGGACACTCTGTTAATGTGCTGTCTCCCCTTCCGAGCTGATTATTTTCTCCGACAGAAGGACTGGAGTTTTGGTGAAGGACTGTGTCGACTGAACATATTCATGATTTCCCTGAACCGGATTGGCAGCGTCTTTTTCCTCATGGTTATTGCGATCGATCGTTACCTTATGGTGGTTCATCCACTCCACAAGGTAAACAAGATCACTACAAGGTGTGCGGTGATGATAGCCGGCGGTCTGTGGATTGTAGAGGTGGCTATTTGTTTGCACTTGCTGATAGACAAACATGATTTCAAACAACACAACGTGAGAAACTGTGAGCCTTTCAGCATtaacaaggctctgtgtcccaCAGCAGTTTGGACtgactttatttttatattctttcaGTTTCTTTTGCCAGTTTCAGTAATCCTCTTCTCTACGTCCTCCATCATCTGGAGGTTACGGCAGATGGAAACTGGAATGCGGGGTAAATATAAGCGAACTGTGAAACTTGTGACAGTCGTGGCTGCAGTTTTTGTCATTTGCTTCTTGCCCACCAGTGTTGCTGTGGTCGCGGTTTTGGTCACTAAGCTAAGAAGACCCTTCGACTGCAAGTCGTATCACACAGCAGTGAATATCTTTTACAATACGCTGTTTATAACGTATCTGAACAGTGTGGTCGATCCGATTGTTTACTATTTTTCTACTTCGCAGTTTCAACATGCTTTAGAGAAGGCTCTATTTGATCTCAATTTAAGCTCTTCCAGATCAGCCACTGAACCCGGAACATCCAGGGAGGAGCAGACTGTGGATCAGCAAACGAGCTCTGTAACAGCTTTCTGA